A genomic stretch from Anaerolineae bacterium includes:
- a CDS encoding formylglycine-generating enzyme family protein → MPSEAEWEAAARGGLPSPMGRGAGGEGLRIYPWGEEITPDHTNYEETGLGQTSPVGLFPRGGHAGDRPARPERQCLGVDAQQVGXGHYAARLRLXLRPRRRAGAAGRS, encoded by the coding sequence TTGCCCAGCGAGGCCGAGTGGGAGGCGGCAGCCCGGGGCGGCCTTCCCTCTCCCATGGGGAGAGGGGCTGGGGGTGAGGGCTTGAGGATTTACCCCTGGGGCGAGGAGATCACCCCCGACCACACCAACTACGAGGAAACCGGGCTGGGGCAGACCTCGCCCGTGGGCTTGTTCCCCAGGGGGGGGCACGCCGGGGACCGGCCTGCTCGACCTGAGCGGCAATGTCTGGGAGTGGACGCGCAGCAAGTGGGGCRTGGACATTATGCGGCCCGATTACGGCTAYCCTTACGACCCCGCCGRCGGGCGGGAGCGGCTGGCAGGTCYTGA